In Phreatobacter stygius, a genomic segment contains:
- a CDS encoding DUF2849 domain-containing protein, with the protein MSQPVKAPKVFKPVVVTANELASGAVVFRHADGSWSIDVGKAEIAETREAGDDLLARAQADQDACVVVEPVLIEIVREGGFVRPASLRELIRASGPTVALPSDAYAHL; encoded by the coding sequence ATGTCGCAACCCGTCAAGGCGCCCAAAGTCTTCAAGCCGGTGGTGGTCACCGCCAATGAACTCGCCTCCGGCGCCGTGGTGTTCCGTCACGCCGACGGCAGCTGGTCGATCGATGTCGGCAAGGCCGAGATCGCCGAGACCCGCGAGGCGGGCGACGACCTCCTGGCCCGTGCCCAGGCCGACCAGGACGCCTGCGTCGTTGTCGAGCCGGTGCTGATCGAGATCGTCCGCGAGGGCGGTTTCGTCCGGCCGGCATCCTTGCGCGAACTGATCCGCGCCAGTGGGCCGACGGTGGCGCTGCCCTCCGACGCCTAC
- the cysW gene encoding sulfate ABC transporter permease subunit CysW, giving the protein MSDLTTSDLGTTRPSAAATGEGLATRIVLITLAVAFLALFVLLPLFAVFAEAFRRGAGAFFQAFRDEDTLSAIELTLTVAAIAVPANLIFGIAAAWAVAKFEFPGKSLLVTLIDLPFSVSPVVSGLIYVLLFGAQGLFGKTLDAHDFKIIFAVPGIVLATIFVTFPFIARELIPLMQEQGTSEEEAALTLGASGLRTFLTITLPNVKWALLYGVLLCNARAMGEFGAVSVVSGHIRGLTNTMPLHVEILYNEYNFVAAFAVASLLAGLALVTLFAKSILEWRYGDALAGTRGH; this is encoded by the coding sequence ATGTCTGACCTCACCACCTCCGATCTCGGCACCACGCGCCCGTCCGCAGCCGCGACCGGCGAGGGCCTGGCGACGCGCATCGTGCTGATCACCCTGGCCGTCGCCTTCCTGGCGCTGTTCGTCCTGCTGCCGCTGTTCGCGGTCTTCGCCGAGGCGTTCCGGCGCGGCGCCGGGGCCTTCTTCCAGGCCTTTCGCGACGAGGACACGCTGTCGGCGATCGAGCTCACCTTGACGGTCGCGGCGATCGCCGTGCCGGCCAACCTGATCTTCGGCATCGCCGCTGCCTGGGCCGTGGCCAAGTTCGAATTCCCGGGCAAGAGCCTGCTGGTGACGCTGATCGACCTGCCCTTCTCGGTGTCGCCGGTCGTCTCGGGCCTGATCTATGTGCTGCTGTTCGGGGCCCAGGGCCTGTTTGGCAAAACCCTCGACGCCCACGACTTCAAGATCATCTTTGCCGTGCCGGGCATCGTGCTGGCGACCATTTTCGTCACCTTCCCGTTCATCGCCCGCGAACTCATCCCGCTGATGCAGGAGCAGGGCACCAGCGAGGAGGAAGCCGCCCTGACGCTTGGTGCATCGGGCTTGCGGACCTTCCTCACCATCACCTTGCCGAACGTCAAATGGGCGCTGCTCTACGGCGTGCTGCTCTGCAACGCCCGCGCCATGGGCGAGTTCGGCGCCGTCTCGGTCGTGTCGGGCCATATCCGTGGCCTTACCAACACCATGCCTCTCCACGTGGAGATACTCTACAATGAGTACAACTTTGTCGCTGCCTTCGCAGTCGCTTCGCTTCTCGCCGGGCTCGCCCTTGTCACGCTTTTCGCCAAATCCATCCTCGAATGGCGTTACGGAGACGCTCTCGCCGGCACGCGTGGGCACTGA
- a CDS encoding sulfate ABC transporter substrate-binding protein produces the protein MLLSLRSTRTRDLAGVVLAFGFVLATTLYVRAQTPAQPAPAAAAVTLINVSYDPTRELYRVINEAFAKDWQARAGQRVTIRTSHGGSGRQARSVIDGLDADVVTLALAGDIDAIARESRRLPDNWQSRLPNNASPYTSTIVFLVRKGNPKAIRDWDDLARPGVSVITPNPKTSGGARWNYLAAWAYELARTNGDQAAAKRLVEAIFRNVPVLDTGARGSTTTFVQRGLGDVLIAWENEAYLSLQEFGADKFDIVNPSVSILAEPPVSLVDQVVDRRGTRAVAQAYLEFLYTPAAQAIIARNFYRPVHPQHADQADIARFQPIKLVTIDQVFGGWAKAHADHFADGATFDQIYRPGAATR, from the coding sequence ATGCTGTTGAGCTTGCGATCGACGCGCACCCGCGATCTCGCCGGCGTCGTTCTCGCCTTCGGCTTCGTGCTGGCAACCACGCTTTATGTGCGCGCCCAGACGCCGGCACAGCCAGCCCCGGCCGCGGCCGCGGTGACCTTGATCAACGTTTCCTACGACCCGACGCGCGAGCTCTACCGCGTCATCAACGAGGCTTTTGCCAAGGACTGGCAGGCCCGCGCGGGCCAGCGCGTCACCATTCGCACGTCCCATGGCGGTTCGGGCCGGCAGGCCCGCTCGGTCATTGACGGCCTGGACGCCGATGTCGTGACCCTGGCGCTGGCCGGCGATATCGACGCGATCGCCCGTGAATCCCGCCGCTTGCCCGACAATTGGCAGTCCCGGCTGCCGAACAACGCCTCGCCCTATACCTCGACCATCGTGTTCCTGGTGCGCAAGGGCAACCCGAAGGCCATCCGCGACTGGGACGATCTGGCGAGACCCGGCGTCTCGGTGATCACGCCGAACCCGAAAACCTCGGGCGGCGCGCGCTGGAACTACCTGGCCGCCTGGGCTTATGAGCTTGCCCGCACCAATGGCGACCAGGCCGCCGCCAAGCGCCTGGTCGAGGCCATCTTCCGCAATGTGCCGGTGCTCGACACCGGCGCGCGCGGCTCGACCACGACCTTTGTCCAGCGCGGCCTCGGCGACGTGCTGATCGCCTGGGAGAACGAGGCCTATCTGTCGCTGCAGGAGTTTGGCGCGGACAAGTTCGACATCGTCAATCCGAGCGTCTCGATCCTGGCCGAACCGCCGGTCTCGCTGGTCGACCAGGTGGTCGACCGCCGCGGCACGCGCGCCGTCGCCCAGGCCTATCTCGAATTCCTCTACACGCCGGCCGCCCAGGCGATCATCGCGCGCAACTTCTACCGCCCGGTCCATCCCCAGCATGCCGACCAGGCCGACATCGCGCGCTTTCAGCCGATCAAGCTGGTGACCATCGATCAGGTCTTCGGCGGCTGGGCCAAGGCCCATGCCGACCATTTCGCCGATGGCGCCACCTTCGACCAGATCTACCGGCCCGGAGCCGCGACGAGATGA
- the cysT gene encoding sulfate ABC transporter permease subunit CysT — MTATALPAGAFQLRKPSALPGFGLTLGFTLTYLSLIVLIPLGVLIWRASGLGFEGIWHVASSPRVLAALQTSFVISFAAAALNAGFGLIVAWVLTRYSFPGRAVLDAIVDLPFALPTAVAGIALAALYAPNGWVGAWLDPLGIKVAYTPLGIFVALVFIGLPFVVRTVQPVLADLDREIEEASATLGANRRQTILRVILPPLLPSVLTGFALAFARAVGEYGSVIFIAGNMPFRSEIAPLLIVVQLEEFNYAGATAIATIMLAISFVALLAINLLQSFSRRRFGHV, encoded by the coding sequence ATGACCGCGACCGCCCTTCCAGCGGGAGCCTTCCAATTGCGGAAGCCGAGTGCCTTGCCCGGCTTCGGTTTGACGCTCGGATTCACCCTCACCTACCTGTCGCTCATCGTCCTCATTCCGCTCGGCGTGCTGATCTGGCGTGCCAGCGGCCTGGGGTTTGAGGGCATCTGGCACGTCGCCTCGTCGCCGCGCGTGCTGGCGGCGCTCCAGACCAGCTTCGTCATCTCGTTTGCCGCCGCGGCCCTGAACGCGGGTTTTGGCCTGATCGTCGCCTGGGTGCTGACGCGCTATTCGTTCCCCGGTCGCGCCGTGCTCGATGCCATTGTCGACCTGCCTTTCGCGCTGCCGACCGCGGTTGCCGGCATTGCGCTCGCCGCGCTTTACGCGCCGAATGGCTGGGTTGGCGCCTGGCTCGATCCCCTCGGCATCAAGGTCGCCTATACCCCGCTCGGCATTTTTGTCGCGCTGGTCTTCATTGGACTGCCCTTTGTCGTCCGCACCGTCCAGCCGGTGCTGGCCGATCTCGACCGCGAGATCGAGGAGGCCTCGGCGACGCTCGGCGCCAATCGCCGGCAGACCATCCTGCGGGTCATTCTTCCGCCGCTGCTGCCCTCGGTGCTGACCGGCTTCGCGCTGGCCTTTGCCCGTGCCGTCGGCGAATACGGCTCGGTCATCTTCATTGCCGGCAACATGCCGTTCCGCTCGGAGATCGCTCCGCTCCTGATCGTCGTCCAGCTCGAGGAATTCAACTACGCCGGCGCGACCGCCATCGCGACCATCATGCTGGCGATTTCCTTCGTGGCGCTGCTGGCGATCAACCTCTTGCAGTCGTTCAGCCGGCGGAGGTTCGGTCATGTCTGA
- a CDS encoding sulfate/molybdate ABC transporter ATP-binding protein translates to MGTEGVHAVAIRAQGLIKAFGGGAAALAGIDLDVRPGELLALLGPSGSGKTTLLRVVAGLEHANAGRILFDEEDATALPVQARNVGFVFQHYALFRHLNVADNIAYGLRVRPRATRPARAEIRRRVGELLDLVQLSGLEKRFPNQLSGGQRQRVALARALAVDPKVLLLDEPFGALDAQVRRDLRRWLREIHDRTGHTTLFVTHDQDEALELADRVAILNKGKLEQIGTPDEIYDHPATAFVAGFIGEAVRLAVEVRDGAVRIGEVGIISAPIGTPSGPAELFVRPDDLTIAAAGIPAIKARVVGIRRSGPARRVDIHLAEGQPPVEIEVGTETRVEKGEWISVTLKTVRLFPVASV, encoded by the coding sequence GTGGGCACTGAGGGTGTGCATGCGGTCGCCATTCGCGCGCAGGGGCTGATCAAGGCTTTTGGCGGCGGCGCTGCGGCGCTCGCCGGCATCGACCTCGACGTCCGGCCGGGCGAACTTCTGGCGCTGCTCGGGCCGTCCGGCTCGGGCAAGACCACCTTGCTGCGCGTGGTGGCGGGGCTCGAACATGCCAATGCCGGCCGCATCCTGTTCGACGAGGAGGATGCCACCGCCCTGCCGGTCCAGGCGCGCAATGTCGGCTTCGTGTTCCAGCACTATGCCTTGTTCCGCCATCTCAACGTCGCCGACAATATTGCCTATGGCCTGAGGGTTCGCCCGCGCGCCACCCGGCCGGCGCGCGCCGAGATCCGCCGGCGTGTCGGCGAACTGCTCGATCTGGTCCAGCTTTCCGGCCTTGAAAAGCGCTTTCCCAACCAGCTGTCCGGCGGCCAGCGCCAGCGTGTCGCGCTCGCCCGCGCGCTTGCCGTCGATCCCAAGGTGCTGCTGCTCGACGAGCCGTTCGGCGCGCTCGACGCCCAGGTGCGCCGGGATCTGCGCCGCTGGCTGCGCGAAATCCACGACCGCACCGGCCACACCACCTTGTTCGTCACCCACGACCAGGACGAAGCGCTCGAACTGGCCGACCGGGTCGCCATCCTGAACAAGGGCAAGCTGGAGCAGATCGGCACGCCGGACGAGATCTACGATCATCCGGCGACCGCCTTCGTGGCCGGCTTCATCGGCGAGGCGGTCAGGCTGGCGGTCGAGGTGCGCGACGGAGCGGTGCGGATCGGCGAGGTCGGCATCATCTCGGCGCCGATCGGTACGCCATCCGGCCCGGCCGAGCTGTTCGTCCGGCCGGACGATCTGACGATCGCCGCCGCGGGCATTCCGGCGATCAAGGCGCGCGTCGTCGGCATCCGCCGATCCGGCCCGGCGCGCCGGGTCGATATTCACCTCGCCGAGGGTCAGCCGCCGGTCGAGATCGAGGTGGGGACGGAGACACGTGTCGAAAAGGGCGAGTGGATCTCGGTCACGCTGAAGACAGTGCGTCTTTTTCCTGTCGCCAGCGTGTGA
- the cysG gene encoding siroheme synthase CysG — MSRFKFFPISYDVASRFVVVAGNGEQALQKLRLLVRTEARLVLCAPAPSAELAAFAVEHGIEHVTAEPDARRLASAALLFVATGDAVDDARLALTGRAAGVPVNVVDRPQISDFAVPAIVDRAPIAIAISTDGHAPVLAQKVRAAIEALLPPAFGRLGDLAAAIRETVNARLHDAGRRRHFWTRLFDGRAAAVALTGEVERAAIIAINALDGARAEAAPPGKVFLVGAGPGAEDLLTLRAHRLLQTADVIVHDALVPEAVIAMGRRDAERISVGKRKGRHSVGQAEIDALLVSLGSEGKQVVRLKAGDPMVFGRAGEEVAALRAAGIAYEIVPGITAALAAAADAAIPLTLRGVASQLIIATGHGAEGSEPEGWEKLAADGATVAVYMGKSVADRIVARLAAAGLAGATPVVAVENAGRAGRRLFAGTLAELARLAARDDLAGPVLIMIGQAVAHGDLADAEPFVTPLAAAA; from the coding sequence GTGTCGCGTTTTAAGTTCTTCCCGATCTCTTATGACGTCGCATCGCGTTTTGTCGTGGTGGCCGGCAATGGCGAGCAAGCCCTGCAGAAGCTCCGGCTGCTGGTGCGCACCGAGGCGCGCCTGGTGCTCTGCGCGCCGGCGCCGTCGGCCGAACTCGCGGCTTTTGCCGTCGAACACGGCATCGAGCATGTGACGGCCGAACCGGACGCTCGCCGCCTCGCCAGTGCCGCGCTGCTGTTCGTCGCGACCGGCGATGCCGTCGACGACGCCCGGCTGGCGCTGACCGGTCGTGCCGCCGGCGTGCCGGTCAATGTCGTCGACCGGCCGCAGATTTCCGATTTCGCCGTGCCGGCCATCGTCGACCGCGCGCCCATCGCCATTGCGATTTCCACCGATGGTCACGCGCCGGTGCTGGCGCAGAAGGTTCGCGCCGCCATCGAGGCGCTGTTGCCGCCGGCCTTCGGCCGTCTCGGCGATCTCGCCGCAGCCATTCGTGAAACGGTCAATGCCCGGCTCCACGATGCCGGCCGGCGGCGCCATTTCTGGACCCGCCTGTTCGACGGGCGCGCCGCTGCCGTCGCCTTGACAGGCGAGGTCGAGCGGGCCGCGATCATTGCGATCAATGCGCTTGACGGCGCGCGCGCCGAGGCCGCGCCGCCGGGCAAGGTGTTTCTGGTTGGTGCCGGCCCCGGCGCGGAGGACCTGTTGACGCTGCGCGCCCATCGGCTGCTGCAGACCGCCGACGTGATCGTTCACGACGCGCTGGTGCCCGAGGCGGTGATCGCCATGGGCCGGCGCGATGCCGAGCGTATCTCCGTCGGCAAGCGCAAGGGTCGCCACTCGGTGGGTCAGGCCGAGATCGACGCGCTGCTGGTCAGCCTCGGTTCCGAGGGCAAGCAGGTGGTCCGCCTGAAGGCCGGCGACCCCATGGTGTTCGGCCGCGCCGGCGAGGAGGTCGCGGCTCTGCGCGCCGCCGGCATCGCTTACGAAATCGTGCCGGGCATCACCGCAGCCCTTGCCGCGGCCGCCGACGCCGCCATTCCGCTGACGCTCCGCGGTGTCGCCTCGCAGCTGATCATTGCCACCGGCCATGGGGCCGAGGGTTCCGAGCCGGAAGGCTGGGAAAAGCTCGCGGCCGATGGCGCAACCGTTGCCGTCTACATGGGCAAGTCGGTCGCCGATCGCATTGTCGCCCGTCTCGCCGCCGCCGGCCTTGCCGGCGCGACGCCGGTGGTGGCGGTCGAGAATGCCGGCCGTGCCGGGCGCCGCCTGTTTGCCGGGACGCTCGCCGAACTGGCGCGGCTCGCCGCCCGCGACGACCTCGCCGGTCCGGTGCTCATCATGATCGGCCAGGCGGTCGCCCATGGCGATCTCGCCGATGCCGAACCCTTCGTCACGCCGCTCGCCGCGGCCGCCTGA